The window CCTTAAAGCGGGAGCCTTTTAGTTTTTGGTAGGATACGTGTTGTTATTTGAGGGAGCGAGAATAGGAAGGCGACTCTAGTCTTCAAGATATTTAACTTCGAATGTAACAAATTGGGGCAAAGAGAGGTGGTTAGGGAAGCATGCCGTTGGAATGGCCTGGAGTGATCGAAGTAACTCGTTCTTCTATCTTTTTTATTTGTTTACCATTTCTCTTTCGATTTTCCTGGAAGCTTTCAgatgagagaaaaaaagatggTCTACTATGGCACGTGTTTGTCAAGTGCAAGTGACTTTTGGGCTATGGATGTTGTGCATGACACGCGTCTACAACCACTTTGTGTAGAAGTTGCACATTGCTATCGTCACGGATGACCTCGCAAGTGCACTGTCATTCCGTACCGGAAAGAATTCTTCTCAACTTCTGTGCGTCCTTACAGGAAGCTGTCATGTACGTtatttctcttctttggctGCTTCTGTGCTTTTGCTCGAATGCTTAGTAGCGGTGCGAATGAAATCGAGACAGTGCATCTAATAATGCTTCGTCGAGGCGTTTGCCGGAGTATCCCACTCTTGGGACCCACGTTTACCGAGCTCGTGGAGCGTCTGGACTCATTTGAGAAGGAGTTTATTGAATGGAAGGCGTTTCGCAAAGCGGTGGAGTCAACGTCACCGAAAGTAACTGAGGCGGCGAAACAGATTATGGCGGAGAGTATGAAGGAGGTAAAAACGACTAAGGTGAACTTGGATAACCCGTTGACGCCTGAGGAGTTCACGGAGTTGAACCAGTTCTATGCCAAGCAGAAGATGAAGGATATAGTTTTCGAGAACTTGCTGTACATCAACACTCCGAATGATCTGATGCAGCATGCGGAGACTGTTTTTCGACAGTACCTTGTGCGCATTGCCCGTCGGGTGCGACACTTGAGCCATGCACCGTATGGCCTCTCACAAATGCCGGGAATTCAAAAGCTGAAGAAGTGGTACCAGTGGAGTTTTCATGATGTCCGCAGCACTCCAGTGCCGACGTGCCGGGACGGGTGCTATCGGTGCGACCGCATGGTGCGGCGCGTTTTTCTGCGACACTACAATGTCAGCTCACTCATTACCGATGGAATGATCGAGTTTGCTAAGCGCGAGGAGTGGGTAAATGTAGACGAAGAAGTGATACGCACATAtgatgagctgcagcacttCTTCGAAGATTTTTGCCTGGGTCGCGTCCGTCTTCGCTTTTTGGTCGGCAATTACATGTATCTTTCGACAAAAATTCTGAGTGTATCACGAGAGGAAAGCGCTGTGAATGATCCTGAGGGGCTCACAGTTCCTATCTTCTTGGACCACAACCCGGAGGATTTTGTAGGGCAGATCTGCAAGAAATGCTCGCTGTTGGTGCTCACAAAGTGCGCAATCAAGGTAGCCCAGGCAACCTACGATGCGGAGATTGAGCTGAAGGTGGCTGGCGTCCCTGATTTGGTGTTTGTCGGGGTGCCATGTATCACATACGACATTATTTGTGCAATGCTGGAGGATGCTGTCTCTGCAAATATAAATCGCCAGGAGCGGACAGGCAAACCGTGCACAAAAATTGAAGTCACGCTTGCGCAGTGGCCGACAAACAAGCGTTTTGTACTGCGTGTATCTGACACGGCGGGTGGAATGACATTGCGCCAGGCTTCGATGCAGCTGTCCTGCTGGTCTCTCTACGGAAATATCCAGAGCCATAATCAGGATTCGATTTCGACGTGGACCTCGAGTCCGATTCGGCTACCTTATGCGTACAACGCCGCACGCGTTATTGGTGGGAACATCACACTGGCATCCATTGAAGGCTACGGGACTGATCGGCAGCTATACCTACCGTCTACCGGGCTTGCTGGGGTGTCGCTGTGACGCCGTGGAAGACGAGAAATGGGTGGCTGAGTAGCTGTAACCTATTCGGTGGCAAGGCGCTGTTGCTTcgtttgctgctgttgatgtgcatttttttttttccattgtGAACTGCTACTGTTGCTATTGTGGTGTTTTAATTTCCGGGAGCGCCACTCATTTTTGGATGTGCCTgatgttcttttttttcccctagAGGTGCCGTGCTTCATGAAGCTTTTGATACAGTCTTGACGTTTCGCCTCCGTAGAGGATAGTTTGCTTTCGTTATTTCGGGCTATTCTATTGTGCTTGCGAACAACATCAAAGGAACAAAAAATTCTCTCCTCAGGCGAATCATATGGTGACGCCAACGCTGACCTCTGCTCTGAAGCATCTTCTACTATTAGTGTGGTGATGGCTATACTGAGTCTAGTGGCTCTctactttttctttttctcatTCCTGGGCTACGCTATGGCATCAATGTCAACAGGAGTACTTTCTCGTAATCACGTACACCCTACTTTTCTCGTTTGAATTGTAGTCGGGTATGTGGCCAGGACTTCATGCCGTTTGTTTGACCGACACGCAGCAGTATAGTTGGTGCtactttttttcttctctctgaaTAAAAGAAACACGAAAGATGAACAACACAGATGCAAAGCAGAGCGCGGGATACTTTAAGGAAAAGGCGACGATTGGACTGAGTACTTTTAGTGGTAATGACGTCGTCAAGGCCATTTTGAAGAGTACCAGCCACCTGCTGAAAGCGCCGAAAGAGAAATATCTGCAGAAGTTGGTGGCGGCCTCGTATGGACATTACGGATCTGAGATGAAGGAGGGTCTACCGATCAATGAGTTTATTGTCCGCCAGCTAGAGAAGCGATCCCACACTCACAACTGGATTGTCGTACTCAAGACGATGGTCTCTTTTCACCGTCTGCTGTGTGAAGCTTCGGACAGTATGGTGGAAACGATCTGCTGTTACAAGAGTGTGTTTAAGCGCTCGCGCATAAAAAATCTGGCGGACAGCGCTGACGGGGCCGGACAGGCGTTTTTTATTACACAGTACATGGCTTATCTGGAGGAGCGCTGCGTTATGCAGAGTGCTCTTGGAAGGGGCCGGCGCATTGAGATTCCTGAGTTTGAGGAGTTTCTGAAGACGCTGAATGTCGAGTTGCTGGAGCCCGTCTTTGAGATTCTGCTTCGACTTTTGGAGGCAGTGCCAGTGGTTGAGTTccgcgaggcggtggtgaaCAACTTTTGCACAATGGAGGCGTATCAACTCCTTGTGCGTGATGGCAAACAGCTTTTTCAGCACTTGGCGAAGCGCGTGATCTTTGTGCTCGATGGTTTCGAGGAGTTTTCGCTGCCGGTGAAGCGGCGCTGGTTGGACCTCTACCGTAGATATGCCAGCGCTTTTGCGTCGATCAAGCAGTACTTTGACTCTATTTTGTGCTCCTCGCGCGTTTTTGTGGAGCCAGTGCCGCAGTTAAAACCACTCCCGGTGTCACTGCTGGCTCGATTGGAGGGAAACATACGCGCCAGTGAAGTGACAAAGGATGAACCATGCACACTGGAGAGCCTGGGTATCCGCTGCGGCGAAGATGTGCGCGTTGATACGAATGAGGAGAAAATTCTACCGCCGCTCGCGTCAGAGCCAGCTGTAGCGGAGCAGCCGGACGCTGTTGCCGCTCGCACGCTGGGTGCACCTTCTTTTTCACTGGACGACCTTTTCGTGTCGAAGCAGGAGCCATCGAAGCCCATGCAGCCTGCTTCCATCCCTGTCTCTTGGCCTTCCTCTGCACCTCCGACCACATCATTGCAGTGTGGCGCCGAGCAATGTCAGGTGAATACTTTTGCTCCGGGTAATTGGTCCACTGGTGCACCGCAGAACTGGGAAACCGGCATCCCTACTACCTTTCAAGTAagcgtggcgcagcagcagccgttcTTTTCGGGTGGAGTGCCGCTTGCTGGGGAAAATGCGTCGGAGGGTGCGGCGCAATTGGCATCGAAGCCGACGCGTTTGCCGGCGCCGTCGAAGAAGCCGGTGGACCCGTTCAAGGAATTGTACGATCGCTCTCACCTTGATTTAAATTAGAAACTGATTTTCTATGGAGTCCGTCGAACTTGCACTTTGCTCCCTTGTTAACTTCTGTTGCCTCGATGATGCTTTAGTTGTTGTTCTAAGGAATTATGAGGGAATCTGAGAGAAGGGACACCAATTGTGTTCTGTGCACCTCTCCCCAAGCTATGAGTGGTTTCGAGTTTCTCGGATTGCTTCTGTCTCACCTTGCTATAACCTTTGAAGCAGTTTCTCttgtgaaggagaagatgaagcaaaagaaaagataCTTTTCAGTACCTCAGCAGTAAAGGTCGCGATACTCAACAAATGCGACGTAGCTCCTCTGTTGCGCTGTTGCGCGCGGTGTTTTCTTTTGGAAGGTCATGGTGACTTTTTGTATCTCTActgcgctcttttttccttaTGCTTTCTGCTCTCGACTCCGTTGCGAATGGATCTGACTTGTTTTTTCTTAGTACGCCTCACGCGGCGATTAGGAAATGAGagccctctcttttcggtCTCTGGCAGCTGTGCCTGCTGGCTTAGCAACTCGGTGTTATGGCGGGCAGTGTGGAGCACGACCTCCTGCGGGTGGGCGATATTCGCGGGGTGGCAGTCTTCCGTATCCTGACCGACGAAATGTGCCGACGGAGCCACAGATCGTTGCCCGTCTCATCACTTTTTTCCCGCCTAACAAGGCGTTTGTTCCGATCAGCCGatgggctgctgcgcttccgGATGATCTGCGAGAAACACTGGTGCCATATGGAGGCCTCAGCGCTTTTGTCAGCGCACAGAGCAACTTTTTCATGATTCGAAAGGAGAATGGTATGACGGTGGCATCGCTGTCAGCGATGGGAACGGAGCTGGCAAGGGAgcacgaaagaaaagagaaacaagagaggaagcgcGCGGAGAAGTTCAATCAGAGGAGAGGCAACTTTGCGCCGCGCGGCCGTAGCTTTTCTCCATTCCGAGGCGACCCGTCACGGAAATAGTGGGTCCAAAGCTTTTTGCCCTCGGCGATGTGGGCTGAAACTTAGATGCAGTTAtgtacacgtgtgcgtgtgttcgtGTTGTTTTGAATATATTGACACTAAACGTGCTATGCTACTGTGAGAAAAACAAGAAGGGCAGGCAGGTTATGTATTTCTGGCAAAGTGATGAGCTAAAGATGCGTTGCAGTAAGTAAAAGATACTTACTCTTCTTTGGTTTCTCGGGTCTCCTCTCGCGTGATGTCAAGTAGACTTGATCTCGAGCGTTGTCGTTTGTCACTTTTATGACTCTCTGTTCACTGTTTGTCTGGGTCTTGCTCTTGCTCTCCCTAATACCACATGCAcgcaaccccctcccccccccaaaaaaaaatggctCGGTGGCTAGGTTGGTTCATAATCATGACGCATTACTCCCGCAAGCCGCAGGTGTCGTCAAAGAGTGCCAAGGCGAAGGTTAGCGACCTCCGCTGCCACTACAAGAACACNNNNNNNNNNNNNNNNNNNNNNNNNNNNNNNNNNNNNNNNNNNNNNNNNNNNNNNNNNNNNNNNNNNNNNNNNNNNNNNNNNNNNNNNNNNNNNNNNNNNNNNNNNNNNNNNNNNNNNNNNNNNNNNNNNNNNNNNNNNNNNNNNNNNNNNNNNNNNNNNNNNNNNNNNNNNNNNNNNNNNNNNNNNNNNNNNNNNNNNNNNNNNNNNNNNNNNNNNNNNNNNNNNNNNNNNNNNNNNNNNNNNNNNNNNNNNNNNNNNNNNNNNNNNNNNNNNNNNNNNNNNNNNNNNNNNNNNNNNNNNNNNNNNNNNNNNNNNNGTAAGTAAAAGATACTTACTCTTCTTTGGTTTCTCGGGTCTCCTCTCGCGTGATGTCAAGTAGACTTGATCTCGAGCGTTGTCGTTTGTCTACTTTTATGACTCTCTGTTCACTGTTTGTCTGGGTCTTGCTCTTGCTCTCCCTAATACCACATGCAcgcaaccccctcccccccccaaaaaaaaatggctCGGTGGCTAGGTTGGTTCATAATCATGACGCATTACTCCCGCAAGCCGCAGGTGTCGTCAAAGAGTGCCAAGGCGAAGGTTAGCGACCTCCGCTGCCACTACAAGAACACCTTCGAGACCGCAAATGTGATCAACGGCATGCCACTCCGCAAGGCTCAGCAGCTGTACCGCCAGGTGCTCGCCAAGACCCGCTGCATCCCGTTCAAGCGCTACAACGGCAAGATTGGCCGCACCGCTCAGGCGAAGGAGTGGGGTCAGACGAAGGGTCGATGGCCACGCAAGTCCGTCGTGGCGATTATGTCGCTGCTCAAGAACGCCGAGGCGAACGCCATTGAGAAGGGTCTTGACCCCAACCAGATGGTCATCAAGCACGTACAGGTAGACCAGGCTGCCCGcatgcgccgccgcacgtTCCGTGCCCACGGCCGCATCACACCGTACATGTGCAGCCCCTGCCACGTGCAGCTCTTCATGTcggagaagaaggagcgcGTGCCAGCCCCGAAGAGTGCCCCGAAGAAATAGGTGCAGTACACATGAATTTAGAGGCTGACGGTCTTTCTGATTTTGGTTTTATGGGCGGAAAACTAAAAAAGTAATGGCAAGGGCAGTATGTGCAACCGCGCTGTAAGTGTAGTTAGTTTTCTTCTGGCGCAATGTGCTTAGCGAGTTCAACGTCTTTATCGTACACGTTGAAGGGCTAGCAAGACTGATTGACTGTGCTCACTCTATGATGTGCGCATCCTATTTTTTAGCGAGCTAGTCAGCTGGTGCATGTGTTTTTCGCTTGTGCTTCGCGAGTGCTTCTCAACTTCGTCAtaccttttcctccttttcctctgaCCCTTCAACGTTCCATCTTTGCTCGTCGCATTGCGATTCTTTTCACATTCACTGTTTACGGGGTAAAAAGAGATCGATACCGTTGATCCGCAATTTCTCTCACAGAACGGATCGCTGGCTGCTGTAAGTAGATGAGGATGCTCTCAGAATGATTCGACTGCTCGCACTTTTGCGTTGTGCGTCTTTTGGCGTGCGCGAGGACCGCCAGGCTTTGGCGCGCCATCACTTGAGTCTCCTTGACAAGCGGCACTGGAAGCTGACAACACCGtcgcgcgcgctgccggtggtggaggtCTTAATGCGATCTGGTGTTCTGATGGATAGGCTTGAAAAAAGCAGCACCAAACCGCTGGCGTGCTTGATTCCATCCATGACAAAGAAGGAGCGTAGCTTGGTGGAGAAGCTCTCCTATGTGCTCCACCAAAACTTGCCACCTACAGCCTCTCCGATTGACAGGAATGCGAGGAGGGAAGACGAGACGATTCGCGCCGCATATTCGGTTGCCTGTGCGACCGGAACGTGTACTATCGATGTCTTGGTTGACGTCATTTTCGTTCGACATCTTCGATCTCCTTCGTctgcgctgatgctgctggagctAGTGGTGTCGCGATGTGCGAAAGTGTCCTGGACAAGAGGGAAACCGTGCCCTTCCAAAGAGATGTTAGATTCCATTTGCGACCTGCTTGCCCAACACGAGCAGTCGCTGGACTTCAGAGCGATCTGGTTCTTACTTTCACTGCTGAGTGCAACTCCTCAGTTCAGCGACTCTCAAATCACTCCGTCTGCTGGAAAACGACTCTTTCGGCTCTGTGTGCACCGCATTCATCACCTTCTGCCTCTCCTGGGAGTTGAAGATCACCTTCTCGCATATCTGCAGCTTGCGCGCATCGAGGGCTACGAGAAGCCGTTCATTGTTCTTGGCGAGATAGAGAggctgcttctctccacgTCATTAGGTGACTACACAGGCGTAAGCACTAATGTACTCTTGCGGTTTATGACGATGCCTTTCGCGGCGCGACACGTCGATTTGAAtctgcgcctgtgtgctgGTTGGTGCGCGGTATCGAGAATAACAGATTTTACTCAGGAGGAGTGTCTCGCTGCGTTCACAATTGTCGCCGCGCTGCATGAAGGCTGCTCTGCCGAAAGCGCAACCGCGGTCGCACCCTTGCGGCACTGGGAGACGCTGCACGACGCCCTTTTCGCGCAGGTGTTTTTCATTGCACATGACTTGACTGCTGCCGACTGTTTTCGCATTCTAGACCAATCGGAGCTGATCAATATATCGGGCTGGGGCATCACCGTGCCGCAAATGTTGCTTGAGAAGCTCAAGAAGAGAATCCTGTCAGAGTGCAAGCGCTGTGCCATAGATGAATGCTGTGCGCCTGAGACAGCGGAACTGTTGCTGTGCGTTGCGCTTGGATTGCAGTCGTTGATGCAACGATACACAGTGCTGCCGAGCAACGCTGTGGACGAGCACGCTGTAACTGAGTGTATTGCTCTTCTCGAGGACTGTATCACGTTAGCCCCACCTCATGGTTGAGAGGCGAGACTCGGCGCATACTCGGACTTAACCTGTTCAGTGCGGTGCACCGGCTGTTTCATGCGTTGTGCCTTGTCGTGCCAAGTGAACCACCTCTGTCTTGTTTGCTTTATTCTTGTACTCCAGCTTTGTAGTGCACCGATAGTGACCCTCAGCCGGAGCCACCGGCTCATTCACACGTCTTTTTCAAAGAAGCCCATGAAAGATAAGTCTTGGAGGAAGGAGTGCTGTGTGAGAAGGACGCATAAGCTCATGTGCATGAGTGTGTGCGTAGACTAAAGAAGGCACAGGAGTGTGATATACAGAATCACAAACCAGAAGTGTTTGGCGTGCAGCGGTTGCTCTCGAAAGATGTTGGCCCTCATATGTGATGCAACTATACTGTTTGCAGCGGATGAGTTTCTCTCCCCGACTCTCCGACAGTGCGATGTACTTCGGTttcctccaccactgccttTGCCTCATGGTACTCTGTCTGTCTTGCTCTTTTTGTAGTGTGCCACCACGCCCTTTACTCGTGCATTGCATTACCACCAGTGCAATACGCGGCTATCCTTTCGGTGTGTTTCCTTTGTTGCGCTCCACAAGCGGTGAAAAGCGGTCATGACGCCTTCTTCCCTGTTAGCTGTGCTTGTCCTGTTTCTTGTGACGCTAGGCTTCGTGAATGGCGATGTTTCGTTTAACTTCAACGGCATGATTGTGTTGAAAAATGCCACACTGAACACTGACTTTGTGGTGACGACAAGCTTCGTTGATCTCATTACAAGCACGCTTCAAGATGCTGCACATCCGCGAGCGCCCTTGATGACGGTGGTGCAGTCTGTCCCGCCTCATTTGGTGATCTTGCTCAACATGTGGTACACCGGAACGCCCACGGATGTGCAGACGGCAATCAGCAATATCAACGGGACATATATGAGGTGGGCAAACGGTGACGCCCTTAACGCTAGCGGGGCGTTAAGCTATGCCTGCATGACAAACATTGGGCAACAGCCGACGGTCATAAAATATACAaacagctgcagcttctgGAACGCGCCCCTCCCGCCAAGCAGTGCTGAGACATGCTCGCGAAACCTGTCCCTCCTGTTCTATACTGCAGACCTCAGCGAGTTGGACCCCCGTGCCAGACTCAAGTCTGCGCTCTGCACCTTTCTTTCCACTGATTGTGACCTCATCTCCTACGGCGATTTGGCAGTGGCACAAATCAACCTCCGTGGCTCGCTGACTACCGTCCACGTCATGCCATTTACAGTTCTTTCTCAAAACCGAGAGGCGACGCTGGCGACGCTTGTGACTTACGCCCAGTACGCTTCCGTGTTGGTGGAGTATAACATCACATACATTCTCGCTGACGGCGTGCAGGTATTTTTCAAAGGTTTTCCACCGCAGCTATCAACCCTCGGCACCTTTGAGAAGTGCGCGGCGCAGATGTGGTATCTTATTTTCTTGATTATCCTTGTTCCAGTGATTTTCATGGTTTCTCACCGTATGTTTCTCCGGGGACGGGTGTCTGGAAAGCGGAGCATTGCGAAGTCAGAGAGGGATATCCGTGCCGGTGTTCACTTGAACTCCATGCCGTGGGCTAATtttggcggtggcggcggctatCAGTACTACCCTCAGCAAGTATACTCAGGCGGctacggcggtggcgatggctCGCAGCAagttggtggtggcgacgcgaCACAGGAAAATGCTCCACCGCAGTCGTTTGAATATCCATTCCAGACCGCAGCTCAGGGTTGGGAAGGCCAACAGTATGGTGCACAACAGTATGACAGGCAGCAATACGTTATCTAGGATGGTAACGAGGCCCAGAAGAGTCAGTGGCAGGATCGTGAGAAATAGTACAGTGATTCAAACCGGTGTGGCAACTACGATCTGGGCCAAACACAGCAGGGCTGGTTGCAGAAACAGTAgtctgttgttgctgttctctACTACTTTcggctccctccctccaatTCTTTACCTTATCTGTGCACAATGTCTCCTGTTTTTGTGAGCGACGAGGCCATGCGTGCGAGCACACTTTCATTTTTTCTGCTGCTTTGATTATGAGATTGATATGCTCGTTTTGTCAAACAACCGGGTTGCTGCAATTCTTACATCACTCGCTTGCTTGCCCAGGAtcttgcctctctttcattGCTTTGCTTTCTTCCTTTCTTGCGTTGCTTCCTAGATACCTAAAGGTGAGGCAGTGTGGCGAATACTTGGGTCTTAATGCGTGAGATGCTCTTTATCTTCGGACTCGCTCTCTACTGTTTGGTCTCTTCATTGTGCTTCACGAGTTTTGGCACTCAATTTACTGTACCATTTATTCATATAGTGTGTTGTTCTGAGAGTGTGGAGCAGCAAGGTTAGAGGAGGTGTAAAAGTATTTACGCGTTTGCGTATTCACCGTCCAGGATCCCCTGctcaccttctccaccttctcgGAAGGAAAGCTTGGTGACTCGTATGATGTACTGCCCGCGATACACTTTGTACAAGACGCTTCTCTCAGCTGTCTAGCATTGTTTCCAGTGTACTTCAACTTGAGGCTCATTTCGTTGCTCAATCTCTACTCCTTCTCTGTCGACATGCCTCCTGCCTCGAcggtgcatctctctctccctattattattattatttgGTAGCTCCTCTGCGTTTCGCCTTAttacagagaggaaaagcgcaATACGTTTCTCACACATCTTTCCTAATAAGGGCCTCGCATTGGGTATAGGCTTGCACTACATGAGGTGCACACGCGTCTGGCTGTGTGGCACGCTGAGCCACGTGGCTGATGCATTGTGTATGGTAAAGGACTACCAGAAGATTGAGGCTGAGCGAAAGGAGCTGGCGGTGCgtgaggcgaagaaggagtACGAGAGTTACCCGCTGCGCTACCAGCTTTTGGAGTGTCAACCAGGACTGCCTCTGGCTCTGACGAAGCTGAAGTACTTGCTGGCGTGCCGCCGCACACACCCCGACGCAGGTGGGGACGCTGAGTCTTTTCTGAGGGTGAGCCTGGCATACCAAGACGTGATGAAGGATTACGGCGTGGAGACGGTAGACAATAAGATAGTCAACCTGGGTAACTTTCAGTCTGATGACCATGAGACGCAGAACTATCTGGAGTCACGTGCCACCATTAGTTCGTACATTCCCATCTCGACGCTCGAGGATCACATCAGACAAATCGAGGAAATCCAGGGTCGCCTTGGCGACGAGCTTTCGGAGAAACTCGCGTCCAATAGCGACGAGGCAATGTGGCTGCTGGAGGACATCGAGGAGGTCATGGAACAGACAGGCCTCAAAACAGTCAAGCTTTGTGTGCTTGAGGACGGAAAGGTGCAAGTGAATGATGTACTGGCACTCACCGATGGAACCGAGAGACCGCGGCTCCTtgcaggcgaagaagcgccGCTCCAGCGGCGCAAGTCTGCTAGTGCCGCTGACGCGGAGGCAACAGCTGCGAATCGTGCCTCAGAGGACGCTACCTCCTCGGATGGACCACCAAACGCATTCAAGGAGGCGGCTCAATCAAgtgagaaggcgctgcacgaAACAGAGGTGTCCAGATCGGACATTGAGGTTTTGAATGCGAAGAATACCCTTCAGGACAGACCGGATGTAGCGGGCCTTGGAGCGCGGACAGCTACTGAGGTCATGAACAACACTGAGGAAGTGAAGCAGATGAAGCTGGAGTCGTCGGTGCTCTATGTGTTCCTGATTTCGCTGATGATGCTCGTGTACGTCTACACTGAGGGAGCTATGCGGGCAGCGCGTCAGGCAAGCTCACGCCCAGGGACTGCAGAGCACATCACGAGCGACACAATGCTTCCGTGGTGGGGCAACGACGCCGAGTATGAGAGCCAGGTCAAGCGCATTTTCGTGGATGAGTGGCGAAAGGCACGTGCGTCGTCGCGCAGGGCGCAGACGTTTCAGGATGGAGTTGCTCGCGAGTCCCTGGACGAGGAGACTAAGAGTGACATGGATCTGAAGATCTTCACCGTCACTGCAGAAAAATTGCGCGCCATGCGTGACAATGCAGAGAGACACTCTAACCGCTAGCCCTCATCGCATTCTAGCTTTTTCTTTGCTATTTGTGGGTTTCCTACCTACGCAGTGAGTACTTCTTCTCATGAAGAGAAATTTTCACAGCGGCACCCTTGCAGGTGTGGGGAAtgcggtgtgcgcgtgctgctgtggcggggATACAGAGTGTGTGCTTGCTTGCACACGAGACAGCGCTGCCCCTCCATATTTCAGTTGTTACTGTTTTCACACACTGCTCACACATTACCTGTTGTTCGTTGTTCTTGCGTAGTGGTGCTGAgatgtgcagctgcgtctctctttctctgttcgTGCTGCGCCCCCTTTGAGCCCTCCGACATCCTCTGAGGACTCGTGGCGAATGAGCGGAAACGCCCAACACGAAACACAgacgaacaaaaaaaaagcgagaaaaagaCCCATTTTTATTCGCCTTTCGTTGTGTGctcactgcagcacctgcgctcCAGTTGCGCATGTTAGAGTGCTCAATAGCTCTTGCAAGCATTGATGCTACTGATGCATAGTCGTTATCAACGAATTTATCACATTCGTGCTAGTGCACATAGGCTGAGCTTTGCTGCCTCCGTaggcggcactgctgtgtGAGACTCCTTCAAGTATGTTCCTGTAGTGATTTGCAGCGTAGAGCTCCTCAAGGAGACTCAGCTTCGCGTCCACTTTCCAagctctctcctttttgcGTGCGGACGTGCATATCGATCTACGCTCAAGCAGACTTTTACTGAGGATACTCACGCTTCCGCTTTCCCCCTACCGTTTCCAGCAGTTGACATCCAACACGCAGAGGAGCCCGCCGCGATGCCCGTTATCGGCTACAACTGCGAtagcggcgctgtggtggaAGTTGTCAACCCTGCAGGTGGGGAGCTGGGATTTGCAGAAAAGACTGTCATCTCTGGCGGCGTTGTCTCTGCAGCCTCCGCGGGCAATGGTGCTCTTTACTACCTCCCAACTTCAGCTCCCTCGATGCTGCGTCGGCACAACTTGGAGAGTGGAGAAGATGAGATGGTCCAGGATTTAGTtggtgcgcacacgcaggtTTTTTTCCACCGTAACAAGGTCATCTGCATTCCCGCTGGGAACACCGGGGTGACCGTATATGACCCGCTCTGCAATGTGGCTGAAATTATCGCTCTCCCGTACCGTCTCATTTGCGCCGAGCCTGCCGACAACGGTTTTGTCTTTCGAAGCGAGTGCAACAGGGTGTTCGGCTACGACTTCAACAAGGGCCTGACAGAGGTGATGAACGGGAGTAACATAGCCAGATTTTTAGGCCACTACAAGCGGTACGCTGTGGCACTGCTTCACGACGCCGACGAGTGTGTCGTGGGCGTCACTGAGGCTGGCAGCAT is drawn from Leishmania panamensis strain MHOM/PA/94/PSC-1 chromosome 24 sequence and contains these coding sequences:
- a CDS encoding pyruvate dehydrogenase (lipoamide) kinase, putative (TriTrypDB/GeneDB-style sysID: LpmP.24.0010), with product MLSSGANEIETVHLIMLRRGVCRSIPLLGPTFTELVERLDSFEKEFIEWKAFRKAVESTSPKVTEAAKQIMAESMKEVKTTKVNLDNPLTPEEFTELNQFYAKQKMKDIVFENLLYINTPNDLMQHAETVFRQYLVRIARRVRHLSHAPYGLSQMPGIQKLKKWYQWSFHDVRSTPVPTCRDGCYRCDRMVRRVFLRHYNVSSLITDGMIEFAKREEWVNVDEEVIRTYDELQHFFEDFCLGRVRLRFLVGNYMYLSTKILSVSREESAVNDPEGLTVPIFLDHNPEDFVGQICKKCSLLVLTKCAIKVAQATYDAEIELKVAGVPDLVFVGVPCITYDIICAMLEDAVSANINRQERTGKPCTKIEVTLAQWPTNKRFVLRVSDTAGGMTLRQASMQLSCWSLYGNIQSHNQDSISTWTSSPIRLPYAYNAARVIGGNITLASIEGYGTDRQLYLPSTGLAGVSL
- a CDS encoding clathrin coat assembly protein, putative (TriTrypDB/GeneDB-style sysID: LpmP.24.0020) — protein: MNNTDAKQSAGYFKEKATIGLSTFSGNDVVKAILKSTSHLLKAPKEKYLQKLVAASYGHYGSEMKEGLPINEFIVRQLEKRSHTHNWIVVLKTMVSFHRLLCEASDSMVETICCYKSVFKRSRIKNLADSADGAGQAFFITQYMAYLEERCVMQSALGRGRRIEIPEFEEFLKTLNVELLEPVFEILLRLLEAVPVVEFREAVVNNFCTMEAYQLLVRDGKQLFQHLAKRVIFVLDGFEEFSLPVKRRWLDLYRRYASAFASIKQYFDSILCSSRVFVEPVPQLKPLPVSLLARLEGNIRASEVTKDEPCTLESLGIRCGEDVRVDTNEEKILPPLASEPAVAEQPDAVAARTLGAPSFSLDDLFVSKQEPSKPMQPASIPVSWPSSAPPTTSLQCGAEQCQVNTFAPGNWSTGAPQNWETGIPTTFQVSVAQQQPFFSGGVPLAGENASEGAAQLASKPTRLPAPSKKPVDPFKELYDRSHLDLN
- a CDS encoding hypothetical protein (TriTrypDB/GeneDB-style sysID: LpmP.24.0030); the encoded protein is MRALSFRSLAAVPAGLATRCYGGQCGARPPAGGRYSRGGSLPYPDRRNVPTEPQIVARLITFFPPNKAFVPISRWAAALPDDLRETLVPYGGLSAFVSAQSNFFMIRKENGMTVASLSAMGTELAREHERKEKQERKRAEKFNQRRGNFAPRGRSFSPFRGDPSRK
- a CDS encoding 60S ribosomal protein L17, putative (TriTrypDB/GeneDB-style sysID: LpmP.24.0040), with the translated sequence MTHYSRKPQVSSKSAKAKVSDLRCHYKNTFETANVINGMPLRKAQQLYRQVLAKTRCIPFKRYNGKIGRTAQAKEWGQTKGRWPRKSVVAIMSLLKNAEANAIEKGLDPNQMVIKHVQVDQAARMRRRTFRAHGRITPYMCSPCHVQLFMSEKKERVPAPKSAPKK
- a CDS encoding hypothetical protein (TriTrypDB/GeneDB-style sysID: LpmP.24.0050); this encodes MIRLLALLRCASFGVREDRQALARHHLSLLDKRHWKLTTPSRALPVVEVLMRSGVLMDRLEKSSTKPLACLIPSMTKKERSLVEKLSYVLHQNLPPTASPIDRNARREDETIRAAYSVACATGTCTIDVLVDVIFVRHLRSPSSALMLLELVVSRCAKVSWTRGKPCPSKEMLDSICDLLAQHEQSLDFRAIWFLLSLLSATPQFSDSQITPSAGKRLFRLCVHRIHHLLPLLGVEDHLLAYLQLARIEGYEKPFIVLGEIERLLLSTSLGDYTGVSTNVLLRFMTMPFAARHVDLNLRLCAGWCAVSRITDFTQEECLAAFTIVAALHEGCSAESATAVAPLRHWETLHDALFAQVFFIAHDLTAADCFRILDQSELINISGWGITVPQMLLEKLKKRILSECKRCAIDECCAPETAELLLCVALGLQSLMQRYTVLPSNAVDEHAVTECIALLEDCITLAPPHG